AAATCTCGAGCTAGTGCTACTTTGCTGCCACGGGTTGCGAGGTGAAAAGAGGTGCATGTGCTCGTGAGATTCATGTCATGATTGCTTCGGTGCGATGTGGGGTGGCATATCCTAACATCCTTGGCTGCATCCATCTGCATGGCCTTTCACTGTCCTACCTTTGCATGCATGCTGAGAGTAACCGCACCGGGTAAAGATATGAGCCGACGAGAACATGTATATTCCCACGTCCTCGACAGAGTCGATGGGACTCTGATATGCGGGTTCCCCTGACTCGGTCAACCTGGGTTTGGAGTGCGGCAGTAAAGATGATGCATGGTGCCGAGACCCTGCAAACGCGCGATACATTTTGACTGCTCGAATCTAGTTTCGTGTGTAGGCCGTGAGTATGGCGCATCGTTAATCTAGCGCACGAGGCATGGGACAGGGGCATGGTCCATGGCGCATTCAAGCAAGATTCAAAGACCTCAGAAGACACCAGGAACCCACCACCATGGGCTGGTCGGTGTGTAATGCAATATGGCCTTTGAAGTATTCAAATACATTTACCTGTACAGGCAATCTTGAGCTCACTTGGCTCATGGCTTTGGTGAAAGCACCAACTGGAAAAACGAAATGTGCCTCTCATGGATGAATTCGACGACAAGCTGGTAACGAAGAAAGAGCTTTTCGCCTTTCGCCAGGATTAAATCTGTGGGTATTTCGTACGAGCGGTTCCCGGCAGTAAATCCTTGAAATAAACTCTGCAGAAGTAGGCACGGAAAACAGAACTTGCTAAAGGCCAACAGCTCCATGAGTCTCCATGACTCATTACCTAGTAGGTATACGAGTGTTGGAGTGCGTTGCGTCGAACGTCCATATCGCAGGCCGCGAGTATACCGGACACCTCCGCGGCAGCTTGGTCTCCAGCCCTGGATGCAAGAAGCGCTGCTCGCACCATCATAGCAGATATAGTGGCCGTTGGAGCGACGCTAGAGCCGGCGGGAagatgctggtggtggtggggCACTGGAATGGAGTCGTTTTCGTTGCAAAGAACTGATGAGGTGAGGAGTGGATTTGCCTAGCGTTGAACTAGACCCCGTATCTAACAATCGCTGCCAATACCACTTCAGGTATGTACGAGCTGCCACCCCCGTCTAACGCGGTTGCAAGGTCAAGATCGCACTTGTCCTGTAGTCGTAATAGACGCTATTCCGGCAGAGGTGGAGAACACATTGGGTTGTGGATTATCAGCAGACGACTTCGGCTCCGCAGATATCGTTCTTGTGGCAGCGGCGGAGTAATCTTTGAGAACGGAGCATATCATCCGCAGGGGGAGACATGTAGGAGTCCAGGTGGAAGTTTTGCCAGGCTATGGACAGACATATGTACAGTATGCATAGTACTCGTGGTAGCAGCATCCACAAAACTGTTCAAGGGGAAGAGTCTAATCGGTTGCTGATCCCACTGGACATGGAATCGAATAAGGCAAGAGGCCAGAGAGTAGGCGAAAGGGCGTTATAGCGTGGCGGATACCGGGTTGCGGGTATCTGTGCGATGCACGCCCAGAATGCTGCTCTTCTAGGGAGGGTGGTAGAAGCTGTGGTAGGTGCTGAAAGGAACAGGCGTCCCAAGGAATGCCAGCCATCATGGGGCTACCGTTGCGGGGGACGAGCAGTTCCGATGCTGTTGGTCAGGCTGTGTGAGACGGCCCATGGGAGGGCTTTTTTGGCCTGTCTGGGGTCAGCGCGATCGAATCGTTCCCGCACCACACACTCAGAGCAGAGGTGCCCACGCAAGGCCGCCACCCTTGCAGCCATGACCCTGGCCTGGTCCCCATGTTTGTGTGATCACCTTGTGAACACCTGGGGCCAGTGATAGAGCGGCGCGCGTCTTAGCGTTGACCTAGTGCTGCCGTGTTGCGTAGACGCCAAAGTTGTAGCACATTGGCATTGTCGTGCAGTGCTACCGACTATGGCGTCCTATTGCTGCCACTCGTACATAGATTTCGAGATTGGCCGAGCCTGGCAAGCGCCGCCTGGTGCGACTCGGGTCGGGAGAGGATCTCGACACGCATCTGCTGCCTATTCAATATTTCCCGCCTCTTGTTGAGTGAGGCATCGGTCTGGATTGTTGAGAAAGGCTTGGGTCAGCTTCCTATCGGCCGCCGCTAACACCATTAGGCCTTTACAGCCGTGATCGGTTTGCTGGACAGGGTAGACGGGAGAGCTGAAAGAGGGGGTGGCCAGACCATTGGGGCTGAAGCGCGCAAGAACAGAGACGACGACTGGGCGTTTCGATTGTTCTGAGGCATTTGTTGGTGGATCCTCTCCTGTTGATCAACTCTGTTTAGGCACTACCATGCGTATCGTTCGTTTCGGTACGGGCGAGTTCTGCTTCCTGTTGCCCTGTTCTGGAAGCCTGGATTCGCGGCGCAAACTCTAATCCACGGGCGCAATAGTGGTTCTGGGGATGGTCTGGCATGGCTGTAGCATGGCATGGCTATGGCATGGCAGCCTGGGGTCGCGTCGTGGCGCTGGAATTGCTCGAAGCTTGTTATTGACAGAACGCCATCCAGAGACAACAATCCCAACAACATGGCATGTCGCGATAGACAATAAGAGATGGTGTTCTCCATCCAAGGTACCGTTCCTTGGGAATCTGCCCACTGGCGGAAGCGCCTGCCAGCCCTGGGCCAATCCTGGCTTGCACTTGCACTTACTTGCACTTGCACTTACTTGCACTTGCAAGAGGAGGCCTGCCGATCGAGTTGCGGAAGGCGCTCAAGGCCCTACGGCGTGTGCTACAGTCGCACTACCTCTAGGTACAGGCAGGATCCTTGAAGTATGAGTACCAGCGTAGGACCTTAGCTCGCTTCGTATATCGCTCTTCAAATCCAAGTTACCGTAGTACTGGTACCCATGCCAGCCTCGGGATGCCGTCTTGTTACACGTGCGATCGAATTTAAGCACCGGCTTATTCGGGCAGACCTTGTCAgcggtgatgacggcatcAGCACTCAAGGGATCCAGCATACGGATACTAACGATTATATCAGCCTTTAGTAGCAAAAACGAGGCCTGCTCGTGCTCGCGgaatgcaaatgcaagcATCTATCACAGgcccctcctttttttttttttttctctcgagGCATACGACTATGGCTATATCAAATATCACATCACCATGTAGCACGAGGTGGCCATTGCTCGAACGAGGCAGCGAATCAGACGAGACATCCTCAATGTAGGTCCCTGGTATCGACTAAGCCATGCACGTACAGTACGTGTACTACTGCACCTGTGAATGGGGGTCTGCCTTTGGCTCTGGCTTGTTAACAACATCTGACTTTTGTTATTTGATTCGAATCGATTCATGTCTCGgtttacatgtacttttaGAGAAGCCACAAGCAACAAAGGCGACAAGCCAGCGTCCGGAAGTGGCGTCTTCATGGCCCGGAAAGAagctgagatggagattaCGAAGAAGATTACCGCTGCATCATTATCCAACTCGGCCGTAAGACATTGGATAGTAAGACGTGAGCCTGTCGGGGAAAAGACGTGATGGGGAGGCACATGGTCGAGGTCCAGGTTCAGGTAGACCCAACGCATGAGATACTTGGGAGTACCTGCCGGCTTCCCCTCCATCCCGCCCGTCCTCGTAGGTCCCTTCCCTCCATTCAGCCAAAAGCGAGGCCCCACCTCCAGGCCAACTCTATCCGGCCGCATGGCCAATGCGGATGTTGGTGAAAGCAGCGCCATGCAGGAGCCACGTATGAGCCAATGGGGAGGCGGCATCGAGCCAATTTATTGCCCAATACTGACTAGCCGGACAGGAAACTGACTGTTGCTTCCGACGGGCTGCGACCCAGAACGCCGAGATGACGTCGTTGGCCCAGCTAGCGGCACCGACATGCCAGCCAATGCTGTGACGGCCAAATCATGCAGCAGCTGGTTAGGACTGGGCCATGCAGGAGATGTACATAGACGATAACTGGAAACTGGTAAGTACGCGCAAACTGATTCACATCTGGCATGAACTCAAGGGGCAACTTGGGCCCGATTTGCCACGAAGTATGTCTGAGGCCAAGTCtaactaattttttttcttcatcacgCATGACCGATGACTCCATGGACTTTCTCACAACACGGCCATCAGCTTTCGAAAATAGAACCGCGCGGTCCATAATAACGTCAGGCCGGGCGCAGACCAACACGAGCTAGGAATGACTGATCACTTCGATGCATGGAGGCGCACGGACGCACCCGGGGTGGCCATAGCGTTCGCCGCTGCTCTGCTCCGTACGATACATGTTCCTTGTCATGTCTTCCcttgtctttcttgtccACCTCGACTTGCTCCAGAGCTAGCCTCTATGCGATGCAACTTCGGACCTGGGCCTGGCCGGTCACTTGTGTTGTAGTTTTTGTCGCAGCTTTTGATCCTCTTGCgatgttgctgctctgcttcttcttcttttccatttcagCATCCCCCCTTTTTCGGGCCAAGACATGACCCATGCCCCGTTCAAGTGTTGGTCCTTAGCTGAGCTTGGCTTtacttgctttgctttgctatGCTTTGCTAGCTCTCCTAGCCCTCAACGCGGTCACTGTCTAGGACCGAGCTGCTGCGACTCTGCACGCGCGCACGCATCAACTAAAATAAGCGACGCGCAGACTGGATAGACCACTAGTGTCGGTTTTTGAACGTGGCGGCTGTCGTATCAAGGCAGAGGCCGGGAATCTATTTGGGCAGGTAAAACACAGGGCCAAACTCACTTAGATTAATAAATCCCATgagcagaagcaaagcgGGCAGAGAGGCTGACCTGAAGGATCAATCAACGGAAGCTGCAGTTCCCAACAAGGCACTATTGCCGAGTGCCATGGCGAGCCAGCAGGGGTGTTTTGGAGCCCCGGGTTCGAGGGCATTGCTTGCATATCTGGAGTGAGTTCATTGACTGCACGCCTTACGGAGAACAGGGCAGCGGTTGGCCGAACCAGCGGAGGCTAACGGGGGTATTGATGGATTATCAATATTTGATGCGCCTTATCAGCTTATACTTGCACACGGCTATTGTCTCTTTGTGTCTGCTGTAGCGAACCTTACGGTATATTCCAGGTTGTAACATGGAATCCATACCGGCTTATTACTGTATTACCTGCCTTGGGTACTACCTTACCAGAATTTGATACTATACTTGGGGGCGGAAGTAATACTGTGCAAGTATGTTGCTACTAATAGCACCTTTCAAACAGTATTCTATCTCGGGAATATCAGCTTTCCAAACAGCAGGGTATTTTTGCTGCGGAcggacgacgacgactctTCCTCGCACGCTTGCATGTCGTATAAGtggtactcgtatgtactaGCAGCTCACGATGGCGAGCTGCAGGGATGCTCCTCTTTGATGCTACTGGTACCGACGAATCCCAAACCCGTGCTTGGATGCTACTGACTCTGCGCACGGCTGAGCTGCAGCAAAACCCCGGCTCGTCAGAAATAACCGGGACGCTCATCTTGCCATCTTTCCATCTAGCCATGATTCATTGCTAGACTACTCGTACATAAGTCGGTATATTATCCTCGTCTTTTCAGCCGTTGTGCTGCATCTGTGCTGTCATTCCGCCCTTTtagcatccatccatccatccaaccaTTGATCTGAGCCACAGGTACCGCTAGCATCGCACAAGCGCCACTTGCAGTACCCCGTACCTGCGAGTACTTGGCATCTACCTGGACCAAGTTGCGTCCATGCTCTGCTGAACCGGGTTGCCTTGCCTCAAACTTCATCCTCCCTTGCTTCACCTTCAtctacttttttcttctcccacgCCCCCTCCAACGCCTCTTTtacaagagaaaaaaaagtctccAGCCGCTGCGTCTTTGCAGCCAACCATGATTCGTCGCCATCCGCTTGCAGCCCTCCATCCGCGCATCCACAAATAAAATccagcatcgcatcgcacCCTCAACCCTTGGCCcagcctttttcttgttccctCTCCCCCGCCCCGTCAAGCCCGCTCTTGTTTCTGCAAGTCTCTGCGACCTCTAGCGTGCGAAAAGCGTGCTAACGTACGACATACCTACCTGCCACTGTCCCGTCAATTACAaagctcctcttccatctccaccaccaccaccaccataaCCACCCTAAACCAccctccctcttcttgcACACAACCTCCCGCCAGACATCGCGCCCACATCCGGCACAAGGTCCCCCAGCTCCTCGCGACTGTCTGCgcttttgtttgttttgcgTCGTGCCTCGCTGCGCTACGCTACTACTAGTAGTACTTCTGCCACTGCACTGCTGCGCTCAACTCTTCAGCCCTCTCGCGAGTCTCCACCGAGTCGACTCGAGTCGCGCTGCTTCTAACCATCGCCGATTGCCTCTCTGCAGAACAGACTCGCAGAGACGCGCACGCACGCCGCAGACAAAAGTCGGTCGCCGCTCGTGTTTCCTGACTGCCGCCTGGTGCGATCGTCATCGTTACTGTCGCACACGCGTCGCGCTCCTCGTCCATCAGCTTGTTGGACTGCACTCGACTGAATACAAGGTAACAAGACGAACAAGAAAAGTTCCTATCCCTTCCCTTGCCTCTACCCCCCCAATCCAGCCCACTGGCCCCCCTCCCCGCGATATCAACCATCGCAGAAAATAAAGGTGTATTGTGCCTGTTTTGTCTGcgcagccatggccggctCTTCATCGCATGCCTCGTTGCTCTGCCTCGAGCTATTATTACCTTGAGAGCTGGAGCTTTGAAGCAGCCGCCTTGGGCTGGCGCCGCACTCGGGCTACACTACACCACGTTGCTCTGTTCTCGTCTGCTGCCTGTCCGTCTATCCATCCGGCTGGTTTCCTTCGGTTCGCCTCCGGCCACTGCCCGCCACACCCATCCACGCCCCCATGGAAGCCAACCTGCAGGACAAGCCCATTCTTCTGCACCTCCGTCCATCCTTGGAACTTCGCCAGCCCAACTATTTCACGACAcgtcgccgccatcgccgcgctgccgccaccgccgtTGCTGCTTGTTTGGATCTTCTTGTCATGTACTCCGCACAACCAACAGGCGCCGACGGTGCGACAATCAATCCCGCTGCCCTCAACTCTGGTGAGTTGTTCATTCCTCATGTCATATATTCTCTTGTCAATGTCATTGCccctccatcttcaactcttATGTTggcccccctcccccgccaGATCTTGACTGCGCGCCGCCtctaagaaaaaaaaaatcaccaTGCGATCTGCCGTTTTGCGCTGCGCATTGCAATCTCCTTCCCCTACTGCATTCACAATGCCTCGCGCGCCTCTTACAGCCTCTTTTTTACGCACCTTCGTAATGCTGACCCGCCGACCGTCCTAGACATCTTCAGCGCGCCGCCTCGGGGTATTAAGCGGAATCGATCTCCGGACCTTATCGACTCTCACCGGCCTGGCGATGACGGTATGTCGGCGAAAGATCTTGTGTAGCCCGGAGTCCTGCGCCGCGTTTCACAGGGCCTCCGGATATCCTTGACATGTTACATCCTGCCCAGTGCGACGCTGCGCAAGCATATGGCCTTTGGAGCGACGAGACGAGAACCAAGCGACGAGACTAGATAACTTCATGCATGTTTGAGAACGGCGCGCTGACTATAAATCTTTCGTTTTCTAGGTGATCGCTATCTTCAGCCCAAACGAATAAGACCAATGAAGGCCCGAACGACAGGAAGCATTTCCGAGGCCCCCGGGCAAGCCCCGGGCGGACCCGTGCCTCAAGCCATCCCGCCGCCTCAAGCGCCTCAATCGCAAAACCCTGCGATTCCGACTCAGACGACGCCATCCTACTCGACTCCTCAGGCGCAGCTGCCTCCTAAGCCCGCGCCGGCCAAGACGACCCTCAAAGCGCTGCCCACGGTGCGAGATCATACCACTGACCAGCTCAACCCTTCGGGCGACGAGTACATCCCGCGTGAGACGGACGAGTTTggtgagaagaaggtgaTGCCTAAtggccagctccttggcaacCGCCAATACAGGTGTCGCACATTCCTGGTTCCAAACCGTGGAGACAAGCTCTTTATGCTGGCCACCGAATGCGCCCGAGTGCTGGGATACCGAGACTCGTACCTCTTGTTTAATAAGAATAGGTCGCTCTACAAGATTATCGCTAGCCAAGCCGAAAAGGAtgaccttgtccagcagGAGATCTTGCCCTTCTCGTACCGATCGAGGCAGATCGCCATTGTTACCGCCCGGTCCATGTTCCGACAATTTGGAAGCCGCGTCATTGAAAACGGCCGCCGAGTCCGAGACGATTACTGGGAAACAAAGGCCCGGAAGCAAGGCTTCACCGAAGCCGATCCCGCTGGAGAGAAGCGACCTGGAGCCGCCAAGGCCAGAGAGGCCGCCGAAGCAGCGCAGAACAATGTTCTGCTGGGCAACCCGCATACGGAAATCGTGTATAACAACACGCCTGGACCGTACCCCGGTGCGCCTCAGCCTCACCTCGTTCAAGGTATGATGGGAGCACCTGGAAGCGCCACAAGAATGCCGGCATTAACGGTTGGACCAGACCTCAGTGACAGCAGATCCAGGGACTACGGCGGTATCGTCAAGGGCGGCCCCCGACAGGAGATCACCGGACCGCCGTACCAAGATCAGACCAGGCCCTCCCCTCTGGTGGAAATCCATTCGCAGGCCCATCACGCCGCCGACTTCAACCGATCGGTGAACCAGCAACGTGATATGCGCGACAACTACCTTCAGGGTATTTGGCGCCGGCCACACGAGCAACCTACTCAGTCCGCCCTCGGCCAACAGCCCGTTGCT
This genomic stretch from Trichoderma breve strain T069 chromosome 1, whole genome shotgun sequence harbors:
- a CDS encoding chromatin remodelling complex rsc7/Swp82 subunit domain-containing protein; the encoded protein is MEANLQDKPILLHLRPSLELRQPNYFTTRRRHRRAAATAVAACLDLLVMYSAQPTGADGATINPAALNSDIFSAPPRGIKRNRSPDLIDSHRPGDDGDRYLQPKRIRPMKARTTGSISEAPGQAPGGPVPQAIPPPQAPQSQNPAIPTQTTPSYSTPQAQLPPKPAPAKTTLKALPTVRDHTTDQLNPSGDEYIPRETDEFGEKKVMPNGQLLGNRQYRCRTFLVPNRGDKLFMLATECARVLGYRDSYLLFNKNRSLYKIIASQAEKDDLVQQEILPFSYRSRQIAIVTARSMFRQFGSRVIENGRRVRDDYWETKARKQGFTEADPAGEKRPGAAKAREAAEAAQNNVLLGNPHTEIVYNNTPGPYPGAPQPHLVQDLSDSRSRDYGGIVKGGPRQEITGPPYQDQTRPSPLVEIHSQAHHAADFNRSVNQQRDMRDNYLQGIWRRPHEQPTQSALGQQPVAASADPTIPTSRPTNSPHTSAAGIAQPGIVSSQSPQMMMTAAPYSQSISAQSALGQAPIRGSTGSISAGTAGYSYQQPGQMWSQSPQTPQTSYSSYTTQPQAQHPSQSPASQLRQTGASQMQPGMQFPGMGSMQYSTSQGIAQSASQPWSGQHQQSQQWWTPQQQQ